Part of the Xanthomonas sp. SI genome is shown below.
GCCGCGTAGCTCAGTTGCGGGGTGCTGAAGGTCAGCACGCAGGCGATGCCGATCGGCAAGGCGATCCACAGCTGCCAGCCACGGAAGCGGCCCCAGCGGCTGCGGGTGCGGTCGGCGAGCAGGCCCATCAGCGGATCGGACACCGCGTCGGCGATGCGCAGCACGGTGAACAGCGTGCCCACCAGCGCCGGGGTCAGGCCGAACACATCGGTGTAGAAGAACGTGAGGAAGTTGGCGATCAGGCAGGTGACGATGGTGCCGCCGGCATCGCCCAGGCCGTAGCCGAACTTTTCCAGGCGCGAGAGGCGGTGCGTGGCGGCCTGTTCGGCGCCTGCGGCAACGGGGCCAACGGCGGTCGCATTCAACGGGACGGTTCCTGGCGGGCGCGGGATGCGGCGCCACCGCAAAGTCGCATGCCGGCGGCATCGGAACAAGAGCCGGTGCGGTATAAAAACGGTACGATTCCGACCTGCGCGGCTACGGCGGCGTGCGCGGCGATGCCGCGCTTTGTTTGCTGCAGTGCAGCGTGCCATTCTCGCGGGGAGACGCTTCCGACATGCTCGAACTCGCAGTCGCCTATCCGATCCGGGTGCAGAACGGCGGACTGTTCATTTCCCGCGGGGTCGGTGCGCACCCGACGCGGGTGATCCAGTCCTACGAACTGATCTTCGTCGAGCGCGGCACCTTGTCGATCCGTGAACAGGACGACGACTTCCACATCGGCCCCGGCGAGACGCTGATCCTGTGGCCGGGGCGCGAACACGCCGGCCTGGGCCGCTTCTCCGACGAGCTGCGGTTCTACTGGGTGCATTTCGAACTGGCACCGACCGCCGTCGCCGCGGACGAGGCGACGCTGCTGTCGATGCCGCAACGCACCGCGATCCGCGATCCGGAGCGTTTCGTTGGCCTGTTCCGCTGGTTCCTCGCCGAGCAGGAAGAACGGCGCACGCTGCCGATGCTGGAGCCGATCGTGCTGTCGATGCTGCAATGCGTGGCCGGCGCCTGGCCCGATCCGCACGACTCCGATCGCGCCGGCGTGGCGCTGGCGTACCGCGCCAAGCAGCTGATCGGCACCCAGTTCCATACCGCGCTGACCGCGTCCACGCTGGCCGCGCAGCTGCATTGCAATCCGGACTACCTGGGCCGCATCTACCGCCGCGCGTTCGGCACCACGCTGACCGAGGCGATCCATCGCCAGCGCATCGCCTTTGCCGAGAAACTGCTGCTGGTGAACACCTGCACCGTCGACGAAGTCGCGCAGCGCGCCGGTTTCAGCGATTGCGGCTATTTCCGCCGCATCTTCCGCCAACGCCTGGGCATGACCCCAACCGCGTATCGGCGCTTGTACTGCAAGGAGCACATCAACTCGGGGTGAGCGCGTTCGCGCAGCGGCCTACACAGGGCATTGCCTACACTGCGCCGATGTCATGGGGAGTCCGCAAGATGAAGAAGGCGCTGAAATGGAGCGGCATCGCCCTGGCCGCGTTGGTGCTGGCCTCGCTGGCGGCGCTGTACGGCTACGGCCGCTTCGCCGACCGCGCGCAGGGGCCGGCCAGCCACGCCTTGCCGGCGACCGCGCTGCACACCCCGATCGACCGGGTGGTGGCGCCGCTGACCGCCGCGCATCCCGGGCACAGCGGCATGGTGATCCTGCCCGACAACGTCGAGGCGTTCGCGGTGCGCGCGGCGGCCGCGCGCGCGGCCGGGCGCAGCCTGGACCTGCAGTACTACATCTGGCATGCGGATTTCACCGGCAACCTGCTCTACAACGAATTGTTGCGCGCCGCCGACCGCGGCGTGCGCGTGCGCCTGCTGCTGGACGACATGAACGTGCACGGCAGCAATTCGGTGCTGGCCGCGCTGGACAGTCATCCGCTGATCGAGGTGCGGCTGTTCAACCCGACCCGCGCCCGCGAAGGCACGCTGATGCGCGGGGTGGAACTGGTGCTGCGCTTCTTCAGCGTCAACCGGCGCATGCACAACAAGGCCTGGATCGCCGATGGGCGCATGGCGGTGGTGGGCGGGCGCAACGTCGGCGACGAATACTTCGATGCGGCGCGCGACACCAATTTCATGGACACCGATGTGGCGGTGGTGGGGCCGGCGGTGGCGCAGGCCGCGCAGATCTTCGACGCCTACTGGAACAGCCGCACCGCGGTGCCGCTCGGCGCGCTGGTACAGGCCGAGCCGGAGGCGCTGCCCAGGCTGCGCGCCAGCATTGATGCCGGCCTGGGTTCGGCGCGGGCGCATCCCTACGTGCAGCGCCTGCGGCAGGCGCCCAGCGTGCGCAACCTGGTCGAGGGCGAGCGCCCGATCCACTGGAGCGCCGAGGCGTCGATCGTGTCCGACCCGCCGGAGAAGGCCGAAGGCGCGCCGCCGCGCGCGGACTGGATGACGCCGCGGCTGGTCGGCGAAATGGCGCGCGCGCAGCGCGAACTGGCGCTGATCTCGCCGTACTTCGTGCCTGGCGCGGAGGGCATGCGCTGGATCGGCCAGCTGCGCCAGCGCGGCGTCGCGGTCGGTGTGCTGACCAATTCGCTGGCGGCCAACGACGTGGTCGCGGTGCATGGCGGCTATGCCGGCTACCGGGTGCCGCTGCTGCGCCAGGGCGTGGCGCTGTTCGAACTCAAGCCGCAGGGCGATCCGGGCGGCAGCCTGTTCGGCTCCAGCGGCGCCAGCCTGCACACCAAGGCGTTCGTGGTCGATGGGCGCGAAGGCTTCATCGGCTCGTTCAATCTCGACCCGCGCTCGATGAATCTCAATACCGAGATGGGCCTGCTGTTCCGCGATCGCGCGGCGGCGGCCGAACTCGAGCGGCTGTACCGGACGAAGGTGTCGGCGCCGGTCAGCTACCGGCTGGCGCTGCAGGATGGGGCGGTGCGCTGGCACGACGCGGCGGCGCGGCCGCCAACGACCTGGGAGCGCGAGCCGGAGGCAGGGATCTGGCGGCGTGCCGCGGCGCGTGTGATCGGCTGGTTGCCGGTGGAGTCGCAGCTGTAGCGGCACGGACCGTAGCGAAATTGTAGGAGCGGCTTCAGCCGCGACAGGTTCTATTGGTAATGCCTGTCGCGGCTGAAGCCGCTCCTACAGGGACGGCATTTCGGCGGCGGCGAGCCGCGCTAGGTCAGCTGCTGCACGATCTCGCGCGCCATCGAGCCCAGCGGCAGGATCTTCTCCGCGCCGCCGCGCTTGATCGCTTCCTTGGGCATGCCGAACACGATGCTGCTCTGTTCGTCCTGGGCCACGGTGCGCGCGCCGGCCTGGCGCATCTCCAGCAGGCCGACCGCGCCGTCGTCGCCCATGCCGGTCATGATGATGCCCAGCGCATTGGCGCCGGCGGCGCGCGCGGCGGAGCGGAACAGCACGTCCACCGACGGCCGGTGCCGGTTCACCGGCGGCCCGTCCACCACCTCGACGAAATACTGCGCGCCGCTGCGGCGCAGCAGCATGTGCTTGCCGCCGGGCGCGATCAGCGCGCGGCCCGGGACCACGCGGTCGTTGTTGGCCGCTTCCTTCACCGCGATCTGGCACAGGCTGTCCAGCCGCGCGGCGAACGCGGCGGTGAACTTCTCCGGCATGTGCTGCACGATGACGATGCCGGGGCTGACCCGCGGCAGCGCGGTCAGCACTTCCTCCAGCGCCTGGGTACCGCCGGTGGAGGTGCCGATCGCGATCACCCGTTCGGTGGTCTGCGCCAACGGGCGCCCGCCCTGCGCCGGCAGGATCACGTCGGCGGTGTGCTTGACCTCCGCTTCCACCGGCGGCGCGGCACTGCGCGCGGCCAGGCGCTTGACGTTGGCGCGCGCGGCGGTGCGCACCGTGGCGACGAGTTCCTCGGCCGAGTCGGTAAGGAATTGCTTCAGCCCGAGCTTGGGCTTGGTCACCACCGCCACCGCGCCGGCGGCCAGCGCGTCCATGGTCACCCGCGCGCCTTTTTCGGTGAGGGTGGAACAGATCACCACCGGGGTGGGGCGCTCGCTCATGATCTTGCGCAAGAAGGTGATGCCGTCCATCTTCGGCATTTCCACGTCCAGCACGATCACGTCCGGCCATTGTTGGCGCATCTTCTCGATCGCCAGCAGCGGGTCGGCGGCCGCGGCGATCACTTCGATCCCGGGCGCGTCGTTGAGCACCGCCACCAGCACCTGGCGCACCACCGCCGAATCGTCGACCACCATGGCCTTGATCGTCGTCGTCATCGGTCGTTCCTTGTAGATGCAGCAGGGGCGCTCATGGCTTGCGGTAGACCGACGGCGCCACCTGCACGACTTCGTTGTTGACGTCGTTGAGGCTTTCCGAATGGCCGATGCAGAAGATGCCGCCGCGCTTGAGCGTGGACAGCACCCGCGCGACCACTTCGCGCTTGGTCTGGCCGTTGAAGTAGATCATCACGTTGCGCAGGAAGATCACATCGAACTGGCCGAGGTTGGGCAGCGACGCATTGAGGTTGGCGTGCAGGAAGCGCACGTTGTCGCGCAGCTTGCGGTCGATCAGCAGGCTACCTTCGTATTCGCCGCGGCCTTTCAGGCAGTAGCGCTTGAGCAGGGCGGGCGGCATGTGCTCGATGCGCTGCAGCGGATAGTGGCCGGTGCGCGCCTTGGCCAGCACGCGGGTGCTGATGTCGGTGCCGACCACTTCGTAGGCGCGACCTTGCAGCGTGTCGTCCAGCACCATCGCCATGCTGTAGGCCTCCTCGCCGGTGGAACTGGCCGCGCTCCAGATGCGGAACGGCGCGTTGCCCTTGTGCTCGCTGGCCAGCTTGCGCAGCAGGTCGAAGTGCTTGGGTTCGCGGAAGAAGTAGGTTTCGTTGGTGGTCAGCAGGTCGATCGCGGTCTGCACCTCGCCGCTGCCTTCGCGGCTTTCCAGCAGCTTCATGTACTGGGTGTAGGTCTGCAGCGAATGCGCCTTCAGGCGCTTGCCCAGGCGCCCGCACAGCATCGCCTTCTTGGCCGGGGAAATGGTGATGCCGGCGGCGTCGAAGATGAAGCGCTGGAACCTGCCGAATTCCTGCTCGGTGATGGTGTCGGTGCTGGTCATGGTGGTCCGGGAGTCAGTGGTGCGGCGCTTGCGCCGAGGTGGGGCCGTGTTCCTGCAGCCGGGTCTGGTGCTCGAGCAGCCAGGTAGTCAGCGCGCCGCCGCCCATCGGCCGCGCCAGCAGATAGCCCTGGCCCAGGTCGCAACCCAGTTCCTGCAGCAGTTGCCAGTCCTCGACCGTTTCGATGCCTTCGGCGACGGTGCTCAGGCCCAGCCGTTGGGCCATGCCCAGCGCCGATTCGAGCACGGTGCGCAGATTGCGGCTGCGGTGCGCGTCGTGCACGAAGATGCGGTCGATCTTCAGTTCGGTGAAGGGGATGCGGGTCAGCTGTTGCAGCGAGGAGAAGCCGGTGCCGTAGTCGTCCAGCGACAGGCCGAAGCCCTGCAGCCGCAGCCGTGCCAGCATGCCCAGCGCGCTGGCCTCGACCAGCGAGCTTTCGGTGATCTCCAGGATCACGTCGGCCGGCACCAGTCCGTGGCGGCGCAGTTGCGTTTGCAGTTCGTCGAGCAGCCCGGGGTCCTGCAGCAGGCACGGCGACACGTTGATCGCCAGGGTCAGGCGGAAGCCGGACTGCTTCCAGGTCGCCAGCCGCGCCATCGCCTGGTCGGCGACGCTGGCGGTCAGCGCATGGATCAGGCCTTCGCGTTCGGCCAGGGCGATGAAGCGGTCCGGCGCGATCTGCCCGTTCTGCGGATGCCGCCAGCGCGCCAGCGCTTCCACGCCGCTGACCTGGCCGCTGCGCATGTCCACCTTGGGCTGGTACGCCACTTCGATGTCGCCGCGGCGCAGCGCCTCGTGCAGCATCGCCGCGTCGGTCGGATCGCCGGCGCCGGCGTCGTTGCGCGCGGCCGGCAGCGGCTGCGGGTGCGCCTGCAACGCCGCATCGAGTTCGGCCGCGCGCAGCGGCTTTTCCAGGCCGGCCAGCACCTGCAGGCCGCTGGCGCGGCCGACCTGCAGCACCGAGTCGATCAGCGCCGAGCCGCGTTGCGAGGCGACCACGATCGGCACGCGCACGTTGCAGCGGGCCAGCGCATCGAGCAGCTGCACGCCGTCCATGCCGGGCATTTCCAGATCCACGATCAACAGCCCCGGCGCCGGCCCCTGGCTCACCCGCGCCAGCGCCGCATGGCCGTCCGGCACGCCCTCCACCGCCACCGCGCCCAGCCGCAGGCACAGCGCCAGCGCATGCTCGCGCTGGACATGGCTGTCGTCGACGACCAGGACCGTACCGAATTGGCTGAGCGTGGCGATTTCGGGGGCGAGCGACATGCGGATTCCGTCGGTGGGCAAGGTGGACGCGGCGCGAGGCGCCACGCCGCGCGGGAAACTCAGGCGGCCAGGCCTTCCTCGGCAGCCGACTCGACGCCGGCCATGGCGACGAACTCCTGGGTGGACAGCGCCGCATCGGCATCGAGCAGGATCACGAAACGTTCGCCGACCTTGCCCATGCCGTGGATGAAATCGCGGCGGATGCCGGCGCCGAACGCAGGGGCCGGGGCGATGTCGGCGGCGGCGATCTCCAGCACTTCGCTGACCGCGTCCACCAGCAGCCCCAGCACCTGGCGCTCGTTGCCGTTGGCGACTTCGACGATGACGATGCAGGTGCGCTTGGTGACCTCGCTGGCGGAGCGGCCGAAGCGTTGCTGCAGGTCCACCACCGGCACCACCGCGCCGCGCAGGTTGATCACCCCGCGCAAGGCCGGCGGCATCATCGGCACGTCGGTCGGCGTGCGGTATTCGATGATTTCCTTGATGCCGAGGATGCCGACGCCGAACATCTCCTTGCCGAGCAGGAAGGTCAGGAACTGGTCGGGAGCGAGATCGGTGCCGCCGAACGGGACGGTGGATGCGTGAGCGTTCATGGCTGGTCCTCAGAAACTGTCGAAATTGGCTTCGTCCGGCGCAGCGCCGGCCAGCGCGAGCTGGCTGTCGGCGAAACGCACGAACGGCTTGCGCGCTGCGGCGCGGGCGGGCTGCGCCGGCTTGCGCGCGGCTGCGGTCGCGGTCGCCGCGCGGCGCGGCGGCGCCACGCCGGCGAGCTTGAAGAAGCTCATCAACTGCTGCAGTTGCTCGGCCTGGCCGCTCATTTCCTCGGCGGTGGCGGCCAGCTCCTCGGAGTTGGACGCGGCCTGCTGGGTGGTCTGGTTGAGCTGGCCGACCGCGGTATTGATCTGGCTCACGCCCGAGGCCTGTTCCTCGGACGCGGCGGTGATTTCCTGCACCAGGTCGGAGGTGCGCTTGATCGACGGCACCATCTGCTCGAGCAGCTTGCCGGCGTTCTCGGCCAGTTCGACGCTGGAGCCGGCGACGTCGCCGATCTCCTGCGCGGCGACCTGGCTGCGCTCGGCCAGCTTGCGCACTTCCGCGGCGACCACGGCGAAGCCCTTGCCGTGCTCGCCGGCGCGCGCCGCTTCGATCGCCGCGTTCAGCGCGAGCAGGTTGGTCTGGTAGGCGATGTCGTCGATGATGCCGATCTTCTGCGCGATCTGCTTCATCGCCTGCACCGTGGCGCGGACCGATTCGCCGCCGTCCAGCGCCTGGCTGGAGGCCTTGCTGGCCATGCCGTCGGTGACCTTGGCGTTCTCGGTGTTCTGCGCGATCGAGGCGGTCATCTGCTCGATCGCGGCGCTGGTCTCCTCGACTCCGGCCGCCTGCTCGCTGGCCGCCTGGCTCAGCGACTGCGCGGTGGCGCTGACTTCCTCCGAGGCGCTGGCCAGCGCCTCGGCGCTGCCGTTGACCTCGCTGACCACCTGCGACAGGCGCGCGATGGTGTCGTTGACGTAGTTCTTCATCTCCGCGTAGGCGCCGTCGTAGCTCTTGTCGATGCTCTGGGTCAGGTCGCCATCGGACAGCGCGCTCATCACCCGCACCACGTCCTGGATGCTGTTGCCGGTGGTGCCGACCAGATCGTTCAGGCCCTGGCCCATCTCGCGCTGGAAACCGGCCAGGCCGTCCAGCGCGACCTGCTCGGAGAAGTCGCCGCGGTTGGCGGCCTGGATCACGCGGCGCTGGCCGTCGATGACCAGCTTCAGCCGCTCGACCATGCTGCGCATCGCATACAGCGCGCTGCCGTTGTCGTTGGCGCGTGTCCTGACGTCCAGGGCCAGATCGCCCTGCGCCACCTTGTTGGCGATCTCGGCCACGTAGGCCGGCTCGCCGCCAAGCAGACGCATCAGTCCGCGCACGATGAACACCGAGATGCCGGCGCCGAGCAGCACGCATACCGCGATCACCGCGACGATCCAGCTACGCGCGCTGGCGTACAGCGCATCGCCCTGCGCACTGGCGGCTTCGCCGCCCTTGACGTTGATCTCGACCAGCTTGTCCAGGGTCGCCGAGGAATCGTCGAACAGGGTCTGCTGGCGGCCGTTGAGCAGGGCCATCGCCTCGCTGGTCTTGAGCTCGCGCGACAGCTGCAGCACCTGCTTGTGCAGCGCCAGGTATTCGTCGAACTTGTGCGCGAAATCGTCGTAGTCGGCCTTTTCCTCGGGCGAGGAGATCAGCTTGACGTAATGGTCGCGGTTGCTCGCGTAGTCGGCCAGGATCTTGTCCATGACCTGATCCAACTTGGCCATTTCCTCCGGGCGCTCGCTGACCACGTGCTGCAGCTCGGCCACGCGCAGGTCGGAGGTGTTGGTGTTCATCTGCTGGATGTAGCGGATGCTGGGCATCCAGTTCTCGGCCATGTCGGTCGAGGACTGGTTGACCTGGGCCAGCTTGTCGGTGGCGAACAGGCCCATGCCGAGCATCAACAGCAGCACCGAGGCGAAACCCAGGCCGATTCTTGTACCGATTTTCATGTTGGCAAACACGCGCGTGATCTCTTGAAGATGGAATGTGCGAGCGGTCCGGGTCCGCGCCGCGCGCCAGCTGTGCGGACGCAAGGCCGGACGCCGGGTTGGTTCAGAAGCTGTCGAAATGCAGTTCGTCCGGTGCCGTCACCAGCGCCAGCCCGGCCTCGCCGTAGCTGCGTGCCCGCGCAGGTGCCGCCGGCTTCCTGCCGGCGCGCGGCACCGCGACCGGGCGCCGCGGCGTCGCCGCCGCCTGGTTGGTGCGGAAGAAGCTCATCAGCTGCTGCAGTTGCTCGGCCTGGCCGCTCATCTCCTCGGCGGTGGCGGCCAGTTCCTCGGAATTGGACGCGGCCTGCTGCGTGGTCTGGTTGAGCTGGCCGACCGCGGCATTGATCTGGCCGACGCCGGAGGTCTGTTCCTCGGAGGCGGCGGTGATCTCCTGCACCAGGTCGGAAGTGCGCTTGATCGACGGCACCATCTGCTCGAGCAGCTTGCCGGCGTTCTCGGCCAGCTCGACGCTGGAGGTGGCGACGTCGCCGATCTCCTGCGCGGCGATCTGGCTGCGCTCGGCCAGCTTGCGCACTTCCGCGGCGACCACGGCGAAGCCCTTGCCGTGCTCGCCGGCGCGCGCCGCTTCGATCGCCGCGTTCAGCGCCAGCAGATTGGTCTGGTAGGCGATGTCGTCGATGATGCCGATCTTGTGCGCGATCTGCTTCATCGCCGCCACCGTGGAGCGCACCGCTTCGCCGCCTTCGATGGCTTCGCGCGCGGCCTTGGCGGCCATGCCGTCGGTGACCTTGGCGTTCTCGGTGTTCTGCGCGATCGAGGCGGTCATCTGCTCCAGCGAGGCGCTGGTTTCCTCCACGCCCGCGGCCTGCTCGCTGGCCGCCTGGCTCAGCGACTGCGCGGTGGCGCTGACTTCTTCCGAGGCGCTGGCCAGCGCCTCGGCGTTGATGTTGACCTCGCCGACCACCTGCGCCAGGCGCGCCACGGTGCCGTTGATGCTGTCGCACAGTTCCTTAAGCTGGCCGTGGCAGGCGACGTTGGCGGTGCGGGTCAGGTCGCCGTCCTCGATCGCCTTGAGCACCTGGCGCGCTTCGGTCAGCGGCCCGATCACCGTGTCCAGGGTCTGGTTGACGCCGTCGACGATGCGGCGGAAATCGCCCTGGTGCAGGCCGGCGTCGGCGCGCACGTCCAGGCGTCCGGCACCGGCGGCTTCGACCAGCAGGTTGGTATCGCGGATCAGCGCGCGCAGGTTGCTGCGCACCTGCTCGATGATGTCGTTGATGAACGCCTTCTTGCCGGGCAGCTGCGCCAGCGGCGCGTCGAAGTTGCCGCGGCCGAATTCGGCGACCACGCCCATCGCCAGCTTCTTGACCGCGATGTGGCCCACGACCATGCGGTTGATGCCGTCGGCCATGCTGCGGAAATCGCCTTCGAAGCGCTGGCTGTCGATGGTCACGTCGATGTCGCCGGCGTCGTGTTCGGCCGACATGTGGTTCATCTGCGCGATCAGCCCCAGCAGGTTGCGGCGCACCTGTTCGATGGTGTCGTTGATGAACGCCTTCTTGCCCGGGAAGGTCTCCAGCGGCGCCTGGAAGTTGCCGCGGCCGAACTCGGCGACGCAGGCCATGGCCTTCCTCTTGCCCGCGATATGGCTGGCGACCATGCGGTTGATGCCCTCGGCGATGCTGCGGAAATCGCCTTCGAAGCGCTGGCTGTCGATGATCACGTCGATGTCGCCGGCATCGTGCTCGCGCGACATGCGCCCGATCTCGTCGCCGATCTGGCGCACGCCGAACTGCACCTCGCGCAGCGCCAACAGGATCTCGCAGGCCTGGTCGTTGCGCACCGTCGGCATCACCACCTCGAAATTGCCGCGGGCGAAGCGGGTCAGGGCGGCGGTGGCGATGCCCAGCGAGCGCGAGATCGCGTGCGCCACGTAGGCAAGCACCGCGCCGCCCAGCACCGCTGCGGCGATGGCCAGCGCCAGCACCTGGCCTGGCGGCAGCGCCAGCGCGAAGCCGGCCGCGCTGGCTGCCAACGGCAGCAGCACGGCGATGCAGCAGCCAGTCCATAGCTTGGAAGAGAGTGAGATGGCGTTGGACATCGCTGTGTACCTATCGGTGATGGGGTGGCGGGTCCCGGCCGTGTCGCGGCCGGTTCCGGGTGGGCTGGTGCGGGGATCAGAAGGTTTCGAACGCGGTTTCGTCGAGCCGTGCCGCCGCAGGTGCGGCGCCGGCGAAGGCGCGCAGGCGCGGCGCCCGCACCGGCGGTACCGGGACGCGCCGCGGCAGCGGGGTAGGGGCGGACGCCGCGTTGGCGGGGCCGGTCCTGAAGAAGTTCATGAGCACCTGCAGTTGTTCGGCCTGGCTGCTTACTTCTTCGGCCGTGGCCGCCAGTTCTTCAGCGTTGGCTGCCGATTGCTGGGTGGTCTGGTTGAGCTGGACCACGGCCGTATTGATCTGCCCGACCCCGGAGGTCTGTTCCTCGGAGGCAGCGCTGATCTCCTGCACCAGGTCGGAGGTGCGGCGGATCGACGGCACCATCCCGTCGAGCAGGCGCCCGGCGCTTTCCGCCAGCTCCACGCTGGAACCGGCCACGTCGCCGATCTCGTGCGCGGCGACCTGGCTGCGCTCGGCCAGCTTGCGTACTTCCGCGGCGACCACGGCGAAGCCCTTGCCGTGCTCGCCGGCGCGCGCGGCCTCGATCGCCGCGTTCAGCGCCAGCAGATTGGTCTGGTAGGCGATGTCGTCGATGATGCTGATCTTCCTGGCGATCTCCTTCATCGCGTTGACCGTGGCGCGCACGGCTTCGCCGCTCTCGGCGGCTTCGCGTGCGGCCTTGGCGGCCATGCCGTCGGTGACCTTGGCGTTTTCGGCGTTCTGCGAGATCGAGGCGGTCATCTGCTCCAGCGACGCGCTGGTCTCCTCCACGCCGGCCGCCTGTTCGCTGGCCGCCTGGCTCAGCGATTGCGCCGTGGCCGAGAGTTCCTCCGAGGCGCTGGCGAGCGTGACCGCATTGCTGTTGACTTCGTTGACGATGCCGGTGAGCTTGTCGATGGTGGCGTTGACGTAGCGTTGCATGTCGGCGAACGCGCCCTCGTAGCGGCCCTGCACCTTGCAGCTGAGGTCGCCGTCGGCGACCGCACCCATCACCTTGATCACGTCGCCGACGCTGCGCAGATTGCCGCGCGCCTGCTCGATGGTGTCGTTGATGAAGGCCTTCTTGCCGGGCAGTTGCGCCAGCGGCGCGTCGAAATTGCCGCGGCCGAACTCGGCGACCACGCCCATCGCCAGTTTCTTGACCGCGATATGCGCGGCGACCATCTGGTTGATGCCGTTGCCCATCGCGCCGAAGTCGCCCTCGAACTTGGCGGTGTCGATGGCCGCGTCGATCTCGCCCTTGTCGTGCTCGGCGGACATGCGGTTGATCTCGGCGATCAGGTGCTTGAAGTTGCCGCGCACGTGTTCGATGGTATCGTTGATGAAGGCCTTCTTGCCGGGCAGCTGCGCCAGCGGCGCGTCGAAGTTGCCGCGGCCGAATTCGGCGACGACGCCCAGCGCCAGCTTCTTGACCGCGATGTGCGCGGCCACCATCTGGTTGATACCGTCGCCCATCGTGGCGAAGTCGCCCTCGCACCTGGCGGTGTCGATGACCACGTCGATCTCGCCCTTGTCGTGCTCGGCGGACATGCGGTTGATCTCGGCGATCAGCTGCTTGAAGTTGCCGCGCACGTGCTCGATGGTGTCGTTGATGAAGGCCTTCTTGCCGGGCAGCTGCGCCAGCGGCGCGTCGAAGTTGCCGCGGCCGAATTCGGCGACCACGCCCAGCGCCAGCTTCTTGACCGCGATGTGCCCGCCGACCATGCGGTTGATGCCGTCGGCCATGCCGCGGAAATCGCCCTGGAACTGCGCGCTGTCGATGACCGCGTCGATCTCGCCGGCCTCGTGCTGGTCGGACATGCGCCGCATTTCCGCGATCAGCCCGGTCAGGTTGCGGCGCACCTGCTCGATGGTGTCGTTGATGAAGGCTTTCTTGCCCGGGAACGCGGCCAGCGGCGCGGCGAAGTTGCCGCGGCCGAATTCGGCCACGCAATCGATCGCCTGCTTGTTCACGCCGATGTGCCCGGCGACCATCGCGTTGATGCTCTGGGCCAGATCACGGTGGGTGCCGGGCCAGCGCGCCGGATCCATCGCCACCTCGCACTCGCCGGCGGCATGCGCGCTGGCCATGTGGCCGACGTCGGCGTGGAACTGGCGCAGGTCGGCCTGCGCGGTGCGCAGCAGCTGCGTCACTTCGTTGTCGGCGGCGCCGGCTGCCGGCACGATCCGTTCCAGGTCGCCGCGCACCAGCGCGTCCAGCCCGGCGGTGG
Proteins encoded:
- a CDS encoding AraC family transcriptional regulator; amino-acid sequence: MLELAVAYPIRVQNGGLFISRGVGAHPTRVIQSYELIFVERGTLSIREQDDDFHIGPGETLILWPGREHAGLGRFSDELRFYWVHFELAPTAVAADEATLLSMPQRTAIRDPERFVGLFRWFLAEQEERRTLPMLEPIVLSMLQCVAGAWPDPHDSDRAGVALAYRAKQLIGTQFHTALTASTLAAQLHCNPDYLGRIYRRAFGTTLTEAIHRQRIAFAEKLLLVNTCTVDEVAQRAGFSDCGYFRRIFRQRLGMTPTAYRRLYCKEHINSG
- a CDS encoding phospholipase D family protein → MKKALKWSGIALAALVLASLAALYGYGRFADRAQGPASHALPATALHTPIDRVVAPLTAAHPGHSGMVILPDNVEAFAVRAAAARAAGRSLDLQYYIWHADFTGNLLYNELLRAADRGVRVRLLLDDMNVHGSNSVLAALDSHPLIEVRLFNPTRAREGTLMRGVELVLRFFSVNRRMHNKAWIADGRMAVVGGRNVGDEYFDAARDTNFMDTDVAVVGPAVAQAAQIFDAYWNSRTAVPLGALVQAEPEALPRLRASIDAGLGSARAHPYVQRLRQAPSVRNLVEGERPIHWSAEASIVSDPPEKAEGAPPRADWMTPRLVGEMARAQRELALISPYFVPGAEGMRWIGQLRQRGVAVGVLTNSLAANDVVAVHGGYAGYRVPLLRQGVALFELKPQGDPGGSLFGSSGASLHTKAFVVDGREGFIGSFNLDPRSMNLNTEMGLLFRDRAAAAELERLYRTKVSAPVSYRLALQDGAVRWHDAAARPPTTWEREPEAGIWRRAAARVIGWLPVESQL
- a CDS encoding chemotaxis response regulator protein-glutamate methylesterase, with product MTTTIKAMVVDDSAVVRQVLVAVLNDAPGIEVIAAAADPLLAIEKMRQQWPDVIVLDVEMPKMDGITFLRKIMSERPTPVVICSTLTEKGARVTMDALAAGAVAVVTKPKLGLKQFLTDSAEELVATVRTAARANVKRLAARSAAPPVEAEVKHTADVILPAQGGRPLAQTTERVIAIGTSTGGTQALEEVLTALPRVSPGIVIVQHMPEKFTAAFAARLDSLCQIAVKEAANNDRVVPGRALIAPGGKHMLLRRSGAQYFVEVVDGPPVNRHRPSVDVLFRSAARAAGANALGIIMTGMGDDGAVGLLEMRQAGARTVAQDEQSSIVFGMPKEAIKRGGAEKILPLGSMAREIVQQLT
- a CDS encoding protein-glutamate O-methyltransferase CheR, producing the protein MTSTDTITEQEFGRFQRFIFDAAGITISPAKKAMLCGRLGKRLKAHSLQTYTQYMKLLESREGSGEVQTAIDLLTTNETYFFREPKHFDLLRKLASEHKGNAPFRIWSAASSTGEEAYSMAMVLDDTLQGRAYEVVGTDISTRVLAKARTGHYPLQRIEHMPPALLKRYCLKGRGEYEGSLLIDRKLRDNVRFLHANLNASLPNLGQFDVIFLRNVMIYFNGQTKREVVARVLSTLKRGGIFCIGHSESLNDVNNEVVQVAPSVYRKP
- a CDS encoding EAL domain-containing response regulator; amino-acid sequence: MSLAPEIATLSQFGTVLVVDDSHVQREHALALCLRLGAVAVEGVPDGHAALARVSQGPAPGLLIVDLEMPGMDGVQLLDALARCNVRVPIVVASQRGSALIDSVLQVGRASGLQVLAGLEKPLRAAELDAALQAHPQPLPAARNDAGAGDPTDAAMLHEALRRGDIEVAYQPKVDMRSGQVSGVEALARWRHPQNGQIAPDRFIALAEREGLIHALTASVADQAMARLATWKQSGFRLTLAINVSPCLLQDPGLLDELQTQLRRHGLVPADVILEITESSLVEASALGMLARLRLQGFGLSLDDYGTGFSSLQQLTRIPFTELKIDRIFVHDAHRSRNLRTVLESALGMAQRLGLSTVAEGIETVEDWQLLQELGCDLGQGYLLARPMGGGALTTWLLEHQTRLQEHGPTSAQAPHH
- a CDS encoding chemotaxis protein CheW, with the translated sequence MNAHASTVPFGGTDLAPDQFLTFLLGKEMFGVGILGIKEIIEYRTPTDVPMMPPALRGVINLRGAVVPVVDLQQRFGRSASEVTKRTCIVIVEVANGNERQVLGLLVDAVSEVLEIAAADIAPAPAFGAGIRRDFIHGMGKVGERFVILLDADAALSTQEFVAMAGVESAAEEGLAA